The uncultured Hyphomonas sp. genome includes a region encoding these proteins:
- a CDS encoding Fur family transcriptional regulator translates to MDRLEKLCVEKGLRMTEPRRVIARVLSTATDHPDAEELHRRANAQDASISLATVYRTVKLFEDAGIIQAHDFRDGRARYEEVPDEHHDHLINVRTGEVVEFHSEEIEELQELIAKKLGFRLVDHRLELYGVPLKDADKG, encoded by the coding sequence ATGGATCGACTCGAAAAACTCTGCGTTGAGAAGGGACTCCGCATGACGGAGCCCCGGCGCGTGATCGCGCGTGTGCTCTCGACCGCGACCGACCACCCGGACGCCGAAGAACTGCACCGCCGGGCCAATGCCCAGGATGCCTCCATCTCGCTGGCCACGGTCTACCGGACCGTGAAACTGTTCGAGGATGCCGGGATTATCCAGGCCCACGATTTCCGCGATGGCCGGGCCCGTTACGAGGAAGTGCCGGACGAGCATCATGATCACCTGATCAATGTGCGCACCGGCGAAGTCGTGGAGTTCCATTCCGAGGAAATCGAGGAATTGCAGGAGCTGATCGCCAAGAAGCTCGGCTTCCGTCTGGTCGACCACAGGCTGGAGCTGTACGGCGTGCCGCTCAAGGATGCCGACAAGGGCTGA
- a CDS encoding DUF1489 domain-containing protein: MTIHMVKLSVGSEDVDDIARWQARYLKTSPNPAHYTRMFPKRAEEILRGGSIYWVVKGAIRVRQRIVDIRQEKDSEGRDMCALVFDPELVRTYAKAKRPFQGWRYLKPEDAPRDLKSGEAALDIPPDLDTALKNAGVW; this comes from the coding sequence ATGACGATTCACATGGTGAAACTCAGCGTTGGCTCCGAAGATGTGGACGACATCGCCCGCTGGCAGGCCCGCTACCTGAAAACCTCGCCGAATCCAGCGCATTACACGCGCATGTTCCCGAAACGCGCGGAGGAAATCCTGCGCGGCGGCTCGATCTACTGGGTCGTCAAAGGCGCGATCCGTGTCCGCCAGCGCATCGTCGACATCCGCCAGGAAAAGGATTCCGAGGGCCGGGACATGTGCGCCCTGGTCTTCGACCCGGAACTTGTGCGGACTTATGCGAAGGCCAAACGCCCGTTTCAGGGCTGGCGCTACCTGAAGCCGGAAGACGCCCCGCGCGACCTGAAATCCGGCGAGGCCGCTCTGGATATTCCGCCAGACCTCGACACGGCGCTCAAGAATGCAGGCGTCTGGTAG
- a CDS encoding DMT family transporter, with protein sequence MRLPHPIILVCLAVLCGCTLDATMKGVTLGGTGVITATAWRYILASVIMVTLFVAARRPVPGWKAIRFHTLRSIAQVVSSLTFFYALTQITLAEAVVMGFTAALMIAPIARVLLGERMSPVTVGASLVGFVGAAIAISGEPASAPTAGVRAYGIAAMLVSAVGYALNIVLLRLRTKEEDALTLVTFMNVLPALFLIPFLPFVGVMPEVNAWPPLGGAAIAAVGIWSFMTLAYARAKAQTLAPFEYTGLLWSSLFGYVFFQEIPSIRLYGGAAIIIVACLVVAFETHFAARREARAAAAEIAP encoded by the coding sequence ATGCGCCTGCCCCATCCCATCATCCTCGTCTGCCTTGCGGTTCTCTGCGGCTGTACGCTCGACGCCACGATGAAGGGCGTCACGCTGGGCGGTACGGGCGTCATCACGGCGACCGCCTGGCGGTATATCCTCGCCTCCGTGATCATGGTCACGCTGTTCGTGGCGGCGCGCCGTCCCGTCCCCGGCTGGAAGGCGATCCGCTTCCATACCTTGCGGTCAATCGCGCAGGTCGTGTCATCGCTCACCTTCTTTTACGCCCTGACACAGATCACGCTCGCCGAGGCCGTTGTGATGGGCTTCACCGCCGCCCTGATGATCGCCCCGATCGCGCGTGTCCTGCTGGGCGAGCGGATGAGCCCGGTCACGGTCGGCGCCTCCCTGGTCGGCTTTGTCGGTGCGGCTATTGCGATTTCGGGGGAACCGGCCAGCGCCCCGACCGCCGGCGTCCGCGCTTACGGGATCGCGGCGATGCTGGTCTCGGCCGTCGGCTATGCGCTCAACATCGTCCTGCTCCGCCTGCGCACCAAGGAGGAAGACGCGTTGACGCTGGTCACCTTCATGAACGTGCTGCCGGCGCTGTTCCTGATCCCGTTCCTGCCGTTCGTGGGAGTCATGCCGGAAGTGAATGCTTGGCCGCCGCTGGGTGGCGCTGCGATCGCCGCAGTCGGGATCTGGTCGTTCATGACGCTCGCCTATGCCCGGGCGAAAGCGCAGACACTGGCCCCGTTCGAATATACGGGCCTCCTCTGGTCGTCCCTGTTCGGCTATGTTTTCTTTCAGGAAATTCCGAGCATCCGGCTCTATGGCGGCGCCGCGATCATCATCGTCGCCTGCCTCGTCGTGGCGTTCGAGACCCATTTCGCCGCCCGCCGGGAAGCCCGCGCAGCTGCTGCCGAAATCGCGCCCTGA
- a CDS encoding NAD(P)/FAD-dependent oxidoreductase gives MADDARPEAFDTDALRDKYRAERDKRLRAEGNDQYVNMAGDFAHYIEDPYCEFEPRDPVTDHVEVCVIGGGFGGLLTAGKLREAGFDDIRMVEKGGDFGGTWYWNRYPGAACDIESYIYLPMLEETSYMPVEKYSRAPEILEHSRRIARHYDLYRNALLGTEITGLNWIEEKGAWQVLTNRGDDFTAQFVVMSNGPLNRPKLPGIPGVESFKGHSFHTSRWDYDYTGGDNSGGLDKLSDKVVGIIGTGATAVQCVPHLARGAKHLYVFQRTPSSVDYRGDRPTDPEWVKSLQPGWQKARMENFNTLVSGGFAPVDMVKDGWTDIIRNILLIATQEGNQHLSPEKLAELAELADFKKMEQVRGRVDEIVSDPATAEALKPWYRQFCKRPCFHDDYLAAFNRDNVTLVDTEGQGVDAITEHGVVVKGKEYKIDCLVYATGFEVGTDYTRRAGYNPVGENGVSLADAWGEGMRSLHGMFVHGFPNMFVMGPAQAGFTANYPHLLAEQAVQIGYTLAETKARQASRFELTEEAEQAWVDTIIEKAMLRQQFLEECTPGYYNNEGKPSERARQDLSYGGGPDPYFAILKGWREEGELAGLSLD, from the coding sequence ATGGCAGACGATGCACGGCCCGAGGCGTTCGACACGGACGCCCTGCGCGACAAGTATCGTGCTGAACGCGACAAGCGCCTGCGCGCCGAAGGCAACGATCAGTACGTCAACATGGCGGGTGACTTTGCCCACTATATCGAAGATCCCTATTGCGAATTCGAGCCGCGCGATCCGGTTACGGACCATGTGGAAGTCTGCGTCATCGGTGGCGGCTTTGGCGGCCTGCTGACCGCGGGCAAGCTGCGCGAGGCTGGCTTCGACGATATCCGCATGGTGGAGAAGGGCGGCGACTTCGGCGGCACCTGGTACTGGAACCGCTATCCCGGCGCGGCCTGCGACATCGAAAGCTATATCTACCTGCCGATGCTGGAAGAGACCAGCTACATGCCGGTGGAGAAATACTCCCGCGCGCCGGAGATCCTCGAACATTCCCGCCGGATAGCCCGGCATTACGACCTCTACCGCAACGCTCTTCTGGGTACGGAGATCACGGGTCTCAACTGGATCGAGGAAAAAGGTGCCTGGCAGGTGCTGACCAATCGCGGCGACGATTTCACGGCGCAGTTCGTGGTCATGTCCAACGGGCCGCTGAACCGGCCGAAACTGCCCGGCATTCCGGGCGTGGAAAGTTTCAAGGGGCATTCCTTCCACACCAGCCGCTGGGACTATGACTACACCGGCGGGGACAATTCCGGCGGCCTGGACAAGCTGTCAGACAAAGTGGTCGGCATTATCGGCACGGGCGCAACAGCGGTGCAGTGCGTGCCGCACCTCGCCCGCGGAGCGAAGCATCTCTATGTCTTCCAGCGCACGCCATCCTCGGTCGACTATCGCGGTGACCGGCCGACGGATCCGGAATGGGTGAAATCGCTTCAGCCCGGCTGGCAGAAGGCGCGGATGGAGAATTTCAACACGCTTGTCTCAGGCGGTTTTGCGCCGGTCGACATGGTGAAGGATGGGTGGACCGACATTATCCGCAACATCCTCCTGATCGCGACACAAGAAGGCAACCAGCACCTCTCGCCGGAGAAGCTGGCTGAACTGGCAGAGCTGGCTGACTTCAAGAAAATGGAGCAGGTGCGCGGCCGTGTGGACGAAATCGTCAGCGATCCCGCCACGGCCGAGGCACTGAAGCCGTGGTACCGCCAGTTCTGCAAACGGCCCTGTTTCCACGATGACTATCTCGCCGCCTTCAACCGGGACAATGTCACGCTCGTTGATACCGAGGGGCAGGGCGTCGATGCCATTACCGAGCATGGTGTTGTCGTGAAGGGCAAGGAGTACAAGATCGATTGCCTGGTCTACGCGACCGGGTTCGAGGTTGGCACTGACTACACGCGCCGTGCGGGGTATAACCCGGTTGGTGAAAATGGTGTGTCACTGGCAGACGCCTGGGGTGAAGGTATGCGCAGCCTGCACGGCATGTTCGTGCACGGATTCCCGAACATGTTCGTGATGGGGCCGGCGCAGGCCGGGTTTACGGCGAACTATCCGCACCTGCTGGCAGAGCAAGCCGTGCAGATCGGCTACACGCTCGCCGAGACCAAGGCACGTCAGGCCAGCCGGTTCGAACTGACGGAAGAGGCAGAACAGGCCTGGGTCGATACGATCATCGAGAAGGCCATGCTGCGCCAGCAATTCCTGGAGGAGTGCACGCCGGGTTACTACAACAATGAAGGCAAGCCGAGCGAACGTGCCCGTCAGGACCTCTCCTATGGGGGCGGCCCTGATCCCTATTTCGCCATTCTGAAAGGGTGGCGGGAAGAAGGGGAACTGGCAGGGCTGTCGCTCGATTGA
- a CDS encoding pilus assembly protein TadG-related protein translates to MLNRLTTWIDNREGNVAMILAIAIVPILVLVGIAIDLQNTNTSRQFVQYTMDNAVIAGSREMQSGKSKAQIENYIRNYVESVIKAKNHAIICKPVEVTYSDGSQDINGRIICQQKTTLTELIGYQYLDFAVSSGSTYGIGKVDVSFVFDISGSMGWDGKMGALKEAAEDAVDVLLPTGDAADMGEVRISMVSYSDYLDAGAYFTKATNKSPSRTYTDTTTSLEYVCSGGGGRGRGRGWGWGGGSSCSWEPVEETVTRTVNNTCVKERRGTETYTDEDPGPFAWIEAAGAEYDHSRERWEVETCNPIGPLPLTNDRDDLKDYIDDLNANGGTAGHIGIAWGWYSISPEWHTVWPSGSDPLEYDEPDSAKAMIIMTDGDFLNQHNPGEGSSFDQAKKLCDNIKDEGVRVYTVAFKAPSQGKQILEYCASGTEFAFKAESADELTDAYTKIAQSISDLRITY, encoded by the coding sequence ATGTTGAACAGGCTGACCACGTGGATCGACAATCGCGAAGGCAATGTCGCGATGATTCTGGCAATCGCGATCGTACCGATTCTGGTACTGGTCGGTATTGCGATTGACCTGCAGAACACAAATACGAGCCGCCAGTTTGTCCAGTACACGATGGACAATGCCGTGATCGCCGGATCACGCGAGATGCAGTCTGGCAAATCGAAAGCCCAGATTGAGAACTATATCAGAAATTACGTGGAAAGCGTGATCAAGGCCAAGAACCACGCGATCATCTGCAAACCTGTGGAAGTGACCTATTCCGACGGCAGCCAGGACATCAATGGCAGGATCATATGCCAGCAGAAGACAACGCTGACGGAGCTGATCGGCTATCAGTATCTGGATTTCGCCGTCTCATCTGGCTCGACCTACGGTATCGGCAAGGTCGATGTTTCGTTCGTTTTCGATATTTCGGGCTCCATGGGCTGGGACGGCAAGATGGGCGCGCTGAAGGAAGCCGCCGAAGACGCCGTCGATGTGCTCCTGCCGACGGGCGATGCCGCCGACATGGGTGAAGTGCGCATCTCCATGGTGTCGTATTCGGACTATCTTGATGCCGGAGCCTACTTCACCAAGGCAACAAACAAGAGCCCAAGCCGGACCTATACCGACACGACGACCAGCTTGGAGTATGTCTGCAGCGGAGGTGGCGGCCGTGGCCGCGGCCGTGGCTGGGGCTGGGGCGGCGGCTCAAGCTGCAGTTGGGAACCCGTCGAAGAAACGGTGACACGAACCGTCAACAATACGTGCGTGAAGGAGCGCCGCGGCACCGAGACCTACACAGACGAAGACCCCGGTCCGTTTGCCTGGATCGAAGCAGCGGGTGCCGAGTATGACCACAGCAGGGAACGCTGGGAAGTGGAAACCTGCAACCCGATCGGCCCTCTTCCGCTGACGAATGACCGGGATGATCTGAAAGACTATATCGATGACCTGAATGCCAATGGCGGCACCGCCGGGCATATCGGTATCGCCTGGGGCTGGTATTCGATCTCTCCTGAATGGCACACTGTCTGGCCGTCAGGTTCCGATCCGCTCGAATATGACGAACCGGACTCTGCCAAGGCCATGATCATCATGACCGACGGTGACTTCCTGAACCAGCACAATCCGGGCGAAGGCTCGTCCTTCGACCAGGCCAAGAAGCTGTGTGACAATATCAAGGACGAAGGTGTCCGCGTCTACACCGTGGCCTTCAAGGCGCCTTCGCAGGGTAAGCAGATCCTCGAATACTGCGCCTCAGGGACGGAATTCGCGTTCAAGGCGGAGAGCGCCGACGAACTGACCGACGCCTACACCAAGATTGCCCAGTCCATCTCGGACCTGCGCATCACCTACTGA
- a CDS encoding sulfite exporter TauE/SafE family protein, whose protein sequence is MELAVQYGPLLVALALAGAAAGLAAGLFGIGGGAIIVPVLYFLFDAMGYGESAMHVAVSTSLATIILTSARSVSAHHSHGAVDWSIIRGWAPWIVLGALAGMSLTGFLSKRALLGIFGTLAFVLSAQLFFGRPTWRLADEMPKGPLRAALGMAVGALSALMGIGGGTFGVSLMTLYGRPIHQAVATAAGWGVAIGLPSALTAIYIGWGREGLPPFSLGHVNLAAFALISLFTVTMAPVGASLAHKLDAARLRRMFAILLALVAARMLWKALGA, encoded by the coding sequence ATGGAGCTGGCCGTTCAATATGGCCCGTTGCTGGTGGCGCTTGCCCTGGCAGGTGCGGCAGCAGGCCTGGCCGCCGGCCTGTTCGGAATTGGCGGCGGGGCGATCATCGTTCCGGTCCTGTACTTCCTGTTCGACGCCATGGGTTATGGCGAGTCCGCGATGCATGTGGCGGTGTCCACCTCGCTCGCCACCATCATTCTCACTTCTGCGCGCAGCGTCAGTGCCCATCACAGCCATGGTGCGGTCGACTGGTCGATCATCCGGGGCTGGGCGCCCTGGATCGTGCTGGGTGCACTGGCAGGCATGTCGCTGACGGGTTTCCTGTCGAAACGGGCGCTGCTTGGCATTTTCGGAACGCTGGCCTTCGTGCTGTCGGCGCAGCTCTTCTTCGGCCGTCCCACATGGCGCCTTGCCGACGAGATGCCGAAAGGACCGCTGCGGGCGGCGCTGGGCATGGCGGTCGGCGCGCTGTCGGCCCTGATGGGAATTGGCGGGGGCACATTCGGCGTCAGCCTGATGACGCTTTATGGCCGGCCCATCCACCAGGCCGTGGCGACTGCGGCTGGCTGGGGTGTCGCCATCGGGCTCCCGTCTGCCCTGACAGCCATCTATATTGGCTGGGGAAGGGAGGGCCTGCCGCCATTCTCGCTTGGCCATGTGAACCTTGCCGCCTTCGCGCTGATCTCGTTGTTCACCGTGACCATGGCGCCGGTCGGGGCCTCGCTGGCGCACAAGCTGGACGCTGCGCGCCTGCGCCGGATGTTTGCCATCCTGCTGGCCTTGGTGGCGGCGCGCATGCTGTGGAAGGCGCTCGGCGCCTGA
- a CDS encoding HupE/UreJ family protein yields the protein MPNRTGMIRWLMVCIAGLATWLAAAGPAVAHEVRPAYLEVTEVSPGTYEVTWKQPVLDGRRLKIDPVFPQACAREGEYVTSPGGTIVQRWTTQCDLNQGEIRIDGLERTLTDAFVRIDRLEGDDIGAVLRPASPVLDLTVPTGAPVAAYFRIGVEHIIFGWDHLLFVLGMVLLVRPRQLLLTLTAFTVAHSITLAAATLGGITLPGPPVEITIAMSIALLGAEAMHRIKGWNTLSQRIPWAIAFGFGLIHGFGFAGALAEIGLPKGAEAMALLLFNVGVEAGQILFVSVLLAAAFIIHKLAARGMVPVRVGLAYFIGCMGSYWAIERIAGAFFGV from the coding sequence ATGCCGAATAGGACTGGCATGATCCGCTGGCTGATGGTTTGCATTGCCGGCCTGGCCACATGGCTGGCGGCGGCTGGGCCGGCAGTGGCGCATGAAGTGCGTCCGGCCTATCTGGAAGTGACCGAGGTCAGCCCCGGCACTTATGAAGTAACCTGGAAGCAGCCGGTGCTGGACGGCCGGCGCCTGAAGATCGACCCGGTGTTCCCGCAGGCCTGCGCGCGTGAAGGCGAATATGTCACCTCCCCCGGCGGCACGATCGTGCAACGCTGGACCACGCAGTGCGACCTGAACCAGGGCGAGATCCGGATCGACGGGCTGGAACGGACACTGACGGATGCCTTCGTTCGCATCGACCGGCTGGAAGGGGACGATATCGGCGCGGTGCTGCGCCCGGCGTCCCCCGTGCTGGACCTGACGGTGCCGACCGGTGCGCCTGTTGCCGCCTATTTCCGGATCGGTGTCGAGCACATCATTTTCGGATGGGACCATCTCCTGTTCGTGCTGGGCATGGTGCTGCTGGTGCGGCCCCGCCAATTGTTGCTGACGCTGACGGCCTTCACCGTCGCCCACTCCATCACGCTCGCGGCCGCGACGCTGGGCGGGATCACGCTGCCGGGCCCGCCGGTGGAAATCACCATCGCCATGAGCATCGCGCTTCTGGGCGCGGAAGCCATGCATCGCATCAAGGGCTGGAACACGCTCAGCCAGCGCATTCCCTGGGCCATCGCCTTCGGTTTCGGCCTGATCCATGGGTTCGGCTTTGCCGGGGCACTGGCGGAGATCGGCTTGCCAAAGGGCGCCGAAGCGATGGCGCTGCTGCTGTTCAATGTCGGCGTCGAGGCCGGGCAGATCCTGTTCGTGAGCGTCCTGCTTGCGGCGGCCTTCATCATCCACAAGCTGGCCGCCCGGGGCATGGTCCCGGTGCGCGTGGGTCTTGCCTACTTCATCGGCTGCATGGGCAGCTACTGGGCCATCGAACGGATCGCTGGCGCCTTCTTCGGCGTCTGA
- a CDS encoding peptidylprolyl isomerase gives MTDTTEQVRRWPVLLREPLVHFIFAALVVFVAWNAVASGRADEARTIRVSSADLERLASIYTAEAGALPSGEDMVAIVNDFVRDEALAREAKRLGLDEGDTIVTRRLAQKMTFMVADLARDETPGDAVLREWYEAHADRFTEPQKVTFRHVFFSEDVRGAAAAADAEAMLGKLNAGDDWRAAGDPFMLQRAYGDLPLREVTRLFGGEFAQSLAETPDSDLWTGPIRSALGLHLVQVSANAPPRLPPFDDVKDTVLANWQAETRREANEMAIQEIISRYKVEVEGINAE, from the coding sequence TTGACCGACACAACCGAACAGGTGCGCCGCTGGCCCGTGCTGCTGCGCGAGCCGCTCGTACATTTCATTTTCGCCGCCCTGGTGGTGTTCGTTGCCTGGAATGCCGTGGCATCCGGGCGGGCCGATGAGGCACGGACCATCCGCGTGTCCAGTGCGGACCTCGAACGCCTTGCCTCCATCTACACGGCGGAGGCAGGCGCCCTGCCCTCCGGCGAGGACATGGTGGCCATCGTCAACGACTTTGTCCGCGACGAGGCCCTGGCACGGGAAGCCAAACGCCTTGGCCTCGACGAGGGCGACACGATCGTGACCCGCCGCCTCGCCCAGAAGATGACCTTCATGGTCGCTGACCTCGCCCGCGACGAAACACCCGGCGATGCTGTTCTGCGCGAGTGGTACGAGGCGCATGCGGACCGCTTCACCGAACCGCAGAAGGTGACCTTCCGGCATGTCTTCTTCAGCGAGGATGTCCGCGGCGCGGCCGCGGCGGCAGACGCCGAAGCCATGCTCGGCAAGCTGAATGCAGGGGATGACTGGCGAGCGGCCGGTGATCCCTTCATGCTGCAGCGCGCCTATGGTGACCTGCCGCTTCGCGAAGTAACCCGCCTGTTCGGTGGTGAGTTTGCCCAATCGCTCGCCGAGACGCCGGACTCCGACCTCTGGACCGGCCCCATCCGTTCGGCCCTCGGTCTGCATCTGGTTCAGGTCAGCGCCAATGCACCGCCCCGGCTCCCGCCCTTTGACGATGTGAAGGATACCGTCCTCGCCAACTGGCAGGCGGAAACGCGGCGCGAGGCCAATGAAATGGCCATCCAGGAGATCATCTCCCGCTACAAGGTCGAGGTTGAAGGCATCAATGCCGAATAG
- a CDS encoding DUF3604 domain-containing protein produces the protein MLKQATALAVIMTFAACSGTGTPTEDAGTPAAPASAAETGRTAGYNPDRNAYFGDLHIHTRSSFDAYIFNVRRTADDAYRFALGETIQHPSGFDMTIAGGPLDFYTVTDHAEYLGILPAMDTPGTKLSELPRAKDMFSTDPDKIAAAFQGVGQSVRTGQPIEDMYDLDTINSVWLQNVAAADKYNQPGKFTTFAAYEFTSVTTPDESGGFGGGNLHRNVFFKGKAPVRAFSTLDSTNPEDLWDWMDTQREAGMEVISIPHNSNVSDGQMFRLETYNGEPLDTAYAEQRMRNEPLVEMTQVKGTSETHPDLSPNDEWANFEIYDQLLGAYVVGATKGSYVREAYINGLKLQEEKGFDPFRFGMVAASDSHVAGGSYSEEDYWSKIGIVDGTPIARGSVPFPGTTGWDNQPDPETNSVVKNAANWFSRWSASGLTGVWAEENTREAIFDAFRRKETFATTGPRMKVRFFGGFGFDEDMLASANLSREAYEGGVPMGGDLVGTGEAPAFIAWAQRDPNGGTLQRLQVVKVTSDGEEVIDVACDNGAPDPSTRRCTDNGASVDMTSCTPSNEGANELKVLWTDPDFDPARRATYYVRVLENPSCRWSTWEAMRNGTPPRPDVPETIQERAYTSPIWYIPGG, from the coding sequence ATGTTGAAGCAAGCAACGGCCCTGGCCGTGATCATGACGTTTGCCGCCTGTAGCGGCACCGGCACACCGACAGAAGACGCCGGCACGCCTGCGGCGCCGGCATCCGCGGCCGAAACCGGACGCACCGCCGGTTACAACCCTGACCGCAATGCCTATTTCGGCGACCTGCACATCCACACGCGCTCCAGCTTCGACGCCTATATCTTCAATGTGCGCCGGACGGCAGATGACGCTTACCGATTTGCGCTCGGTGAAACGATCCAGCACCCGTCCGGCTTCGACATGACCATCGCGGGCGGCCCGCTCGACTTCTACACCGTGACCGACCATGCCGAATATCTCGGCATCCTGCCTGCCATGGATACGCCCGGAACGAAGCTTTCCGAGCTCCCGCGTGCGAAAGACATGTTCTCCACCGATCCGGACAAGATCGCCGCCGCTTTCCAGGGCGTTGGCCAGTCGGTCCGCACCGGCCAGCCCATCGAGGACATGTATGATCTCGATACGATCAATTCGGTCTGGCTGCAGAATGTCGCCGCGGCGGACAAGTATAACCAGCCCGGCAAGTTCACGACGTTTGCCGCCTACGAGTTCACGTCGGTGACCACACCGGACGAGAGCGGCGGCTTCGGCGGCGGCAACCTTCACCGTAACGTCTTCTTCAAGGGCAAGGCGCCCGTCCGCGCGTTCTCCACACTGGACTCCACAAACCCGGAAGACCTGTGGGACTGGATGGATACCCAGCGTGAAGCTGGCATGGAAGTCATCTCCATCCCGCACAATTCCAATGTCTCTGACGGACAGATGTTCCGTCTGGAAACATATAATGGCGAACCGCTCGACACGGCCTATGCCGAACAGCGCATGCGCAACGAACCGCTGGTCGAGATGACTCAGGTCAAAGGGACGAGCGAAACCCACCCGGACCTCTCCCCCAATGACGAGTGGGCAAATTTCGAGATCTATGACCAGTTGCTCGGCGCCTATGTCGTCGGCGCGACGAAGGGCTCCTATGTCCGCGAAGCCTATATCAACGGCCTGAAACTGCAGGAAGAAAAAGGATTCGACCCGTTCCGCTTCGGCATGGTTGCCGCTTCCGACAGCCATGTGGCCGGCGGCTCTTATTCCGAAGAAGACTATTGGTCCAAGATCGGGATCGTTGACGGTACGCCCATCGCGCGCGGCTCTGTTCCCTTCCCCGGCACGACCGGCTGGGACAACCAGCCTGATCCGGAAACCAACTCGGTCGTGAAGAACGCCGCCAACTGGTTTTCCCGCTGGAGCGCCAGCGGCCTGACGGGCGTCTGGGCGGAAGAAAACACACGCGAAGCGATCTTCGATGCTTTCCGCCGCAAGGAAACCTTCGCCACGACCGGCCCGCGCATGAAAGTGCGCTTCTTCGGCGGCTTCGGCTTCGACGAGGATATGCTGGCTTCCGCCAATCTCTCGCGCGAGGCCTATGAAGGCGGCGTACCGATGGGCGGCGACCTTGTTGGCACGGGTGAAGCCCCTGCCTTCATCGCCTGGGCCCAACGCGACCCGAATGGCGGGACGCTACAGCGCCTGCAAGTGGTCAAGGTCACCAGCGATGGCGAGGAAGTCATCGATGTTGCCTGTGACAATGGCGCGCCCGATCCGTCCACCCGGCGCTGCACAGACAATGGCGCATCCGTCGACATGACGAGCTGCACACCCTCGAATGAAGGGGCCAATGAACTGAAAGTCCTGTGGACCGATCCGGACTTCGACCCGGCCCGGCGCGCGACCTATTATGTCCGTGTGCTGGAAAACCCATCCTGCCGCTGGTCGACATGGGAAGCCATGCGCAATGGCACGCCGCCGCGGCCTGACGTGCCGGAAACGATCCAGGAACGTGCCTACACTTCACCGATCTGGTATATCCCCGGCGGCTGA
- a CDS encoding universal stress protein — MSVVAMLEGSETADRASTLTALGIARRLNVPVSGVCALPDPTSTLIVMSTPEATGLAANATRDIAALQEEVIARAKASFEAATAGESLPCDFSHIVDVAERAGANAATLADAVVFPHCVQKAADPLSLSFEHVLMDARLPVVMAGSEPLTDGPVIVAWDGSNGAARAVRFHLPIVKAFGEVIIAQNETDLGKDQPRDASSPAALEAWLDSHNVKHKRMPIEGQVASGLLALAKGSNASIIVAGAYGHSRIGERLFGGTTQRLLDAEEAPALALAR, encoded by the coding sequence ATGTCCGTTGTCGCCATGCTGGAAGGGTCGGAAACTGCCGATCGCGCCTCGACGCTGACCGCTCTGGGGATCGCCCGGCGCCTGAACGTGCCGGTCAGCGGTGTATGTGCCCTGCCCGATCCCACCTCGACCCTGATCGTCATGTCGACCCCCGAAGCCACCGGACTGGCGGCGAATGCGACACGCGATATCGCCGCCCTGCAGGAAGAAGTGATCGCAAGGGCAAAAGCGAGCTTCGAAGCGGCGACCGCCGGGGAAAGCCTGCCTTGCGACTTTTCCCACATCGTCGATGTCGCCGAACGGGCCGGTGCCAACGCCGCCACGCTGGCCGATGCGGTCGTGTTTCCGCACTGCGTCCAGAAAGCGGCAGACCCGCTGAGCCTTTCCTTTGAACATGTCCTGATGGACGCGCGCCTGCCGGTTGTCATGGCCGGGTCGGAGCCGCTGACCGACGGGCCTGTGATTGTTGCCTGGGACGGATCCAATGGCGCCGCCCGCGCCGTGCGGTTCCACCTGCCGATCGTCAAGGCGTTCGGAGAGGTGATTATCGCCCAGAACGAAACAGACCTCGGCAAGGACCAGCCCCGCGACGCTTCCAGCCCGGCAGCCCTCGAAGCCTGGCTCGACTCGCACAATGTGAAACACAAGCGCATGCCGATCGAAGGTCAGGTGGCCAGCGGTCTCCTGGCCCTCGCAAAGGGCAGCAACGCGTCGATAATTGTCGCGGGCGCCTATGGCCATTCCCGCATTGGCGAACGCCTGTTCGGCGGCACGACCCAGCGCCTGCTGGATGCCGAAGAAGCCCCGGCGCTCGCGCTTGCCCGCTGA